A window of Paenibacillus sp. 19GGS1-52 contains these coding sequences:
- the mdh gene encoding malate dehydrogenase yields MAIKRYKITVVGAGFTGATTALMLAQKELGNVVLLDIPQLENPTKGKALDMQEAGPVQKFDSQITGTSSYEDAADSDIVIITAGIARKPGMSRDDLVNTNAGIVKSVCENIKRVAPESIVIILSNPVDAMTYAAYNALGFPKNRVIGQSGVLDTARYCTFIAQELNVSVEDVRGFVLGGHGDDMVPLVRYSSVGGIPIDTLIPAERIAEIVQRTRVGGGEIVSLLGNGSAYYAPAASLVQMTEAILKDKKRIIPVIALLEGEFGYEGLFMGVPALLGANGIEKIFELELTAEEKAALDKSADSVRAVTAAVTL; encoded by the coding sequence GTGGCCATCAAACGTTATAAAATTACAGTCGTGGGTGCCGGTTTTACCGGCGCTACCACGGCCCTTATGCTAGCTCAGAAGGAACTGGGTAATGTAGTTCTGCTTGATATTCCGCAGTTGGAGAATCCAACTAAGGGTAAAGCGCTGGACATGCAGGAAGCCGGTCCTGTGCAAAAGTTCGATAGTCAGATTACAGGAACATCGAGTTATGAAGATGCTGCTGATTCCGATATCGTCATCATTACAGCAGGCATTGCCCGCAAGCCGGGTATGAGCCGAGATGATCTCGTCAATACCAATGCAGGCATTGTAAAATCAGTATGTGAGAACATCAAACGTGTAGCTCCCGAATCCATCGTGATTATTTTGAGCAATCCCGTTGATGCGATGACTTATGCTGCATACAATGCGCTGGGCTTTCCGAAGAATCGTGTAATTGGACAGTCGGGTGTGCTTGATACGGCTCGTTATTGTACCTTTATTGCGCAAGAGCTTAACGTCTCTGTTGAAGATGTACGCGGCTTTGTTCTTGGCGGTCATGGGGACGATATGGTTCCGCTTGTACGCTATTCCAGCGTTGGAGGCATTCCGATCGACACGTTGATTCCTGCGGAACGAATCGCTGAAATTGTGCAACGCACACGTGTGGGCGGCGGCGAAATCGTCAGCTTGCTAGGCAACGGCAGCGCTTATTATGCGCCTGCGGCTTCTCTGGTACAGATGACGGAAGCTATCCTGAAGGACAAGAAGCGGATCATTCCAGTCATCGCTCTGCTTGAAGGCGAATTTGGATATGAGGGCTTGTTCATGGGCGTTCCGGCTCTGCTTGGCGCGAATGGCATTGAGAAAATCTTTGAACTGGAGCTTACTGCGGAAGAGAAGGCGGCTTTGGATAAGTCTGCTGACTCCGTACGTGCTGTAACAGCTGCAGTGACCCTCTAA
- the icd gene encoding NADP-dependent isocitrate dehydrogenase: MVKFDKYDLPTEGDTITIVDGKLQVPDRPIIPFIEGDGTGRDIWKASKRVLDAAVAKAYGGTKQIAWYEVFAGQKAFDTYGEWLPNDTLEAIREYFVAIKGPLTTPIGGGIRSLNVALRQELDLYVCLRPVRYFDGVPSPVKRPELVDMVIFRENTEDIYAGIEYQEGTAEVKKLIDFLQNEMGVNKIRFPETSGIGIKPVSKDGSKRLVRAAIVYAIKHGRKSVTIVHKGNIMKYTEGAFKNWGYEVAEEEFADKVFTWNQYDVIKEREGEAAANAAQTEAVAAGKIIIKDAIADIALQQVLTRPTDFDVIATLNLNGDYLSDALAAQIGGIGIAPGANINYMTGHAIFEATHGTAPKYADKDVVNPGSVILSGVMLLEHLGWQEAADLIYKGMSTAINNKTVTYDFARQMEGATELKCSAFADEVINHL; this comes from the coding sequence ATGGTGAAATTCGATAAGTATGATCTGCCGACAGAAGGCGACACAATTACAATAGTAGATGGTAAGTTACAGGTTCCTGATCGTCCGATTATTCCTTTTATCGAGGGTGACGGTACTGGCCGTGACATTTGGAAAGCCTCCAAACGGGTTCTAGACGCTGCAGTTGCGAAGGCATACGGCGGCACTAAACAAATTGCTTGGTACGAAGTATTTGCCGGCCAGAAAGCCTTTGATACATATGGTGAATGGCTGCCGAATGATACTCTAGAAGCAATCCGTGAATATTTTGTGGCGATTAAAGGTCCACTGACTACGCCTATCGGGGGCGGTATTCGTTCCTTGAATGTGGCGCTGCGCCAGGAGTTGGACTTATATGTATGTCTGCGTCCGGTACGTTATTTCGATGGTGTACCTTCTCCGGTTAAACGTCCAGAATTGGTTGATATGGTTATTTTCCGCGAGAATACGGAAGATATTTATGCCGGAATTGAATATCAAGAAGGAACTGCTGAAGTTAAGAAATTGATTGATTTTCTGCAGAATGAGATGGGTGTCAACAAAATCCGTTTCCCGGAAACATCCGGTATCGGAATCAAGCCCGTATCCAAAGACGGCTCGAAACGTCTAGTGCGTGCCGCAATCGTCTATGCTATCAAGCACGGACGCAAGAGTGTTACTATTGTGCATAAAGGCAATATCATGAAATACACCGAAGGTGCCTTCAAGAACTGGGGCTACGAAGTGGCTGAAGAGGAATTTGCGGATAAGGTCTTCACTTGGAATCAATATGATGTGATCAAAGAGCGTGAAGGTGAAGCTGCTGCGAACGCTGCCCAAACCGAAGCAGTAGCGGCTGGCAAAATCATTATTAAGGATGCTATAGCTGATATTGCTCTGCAACAGGTGCTTACACGCCCAACAGATTTCGACGTTATAGCTACATTGAACCTGAACGGTGACTATCTGTCTGATGCTTTGGCTGCACAAATCGGCGGTATCGGTATCGCACCAGGAGCGAACATTAACTATATGACCGGTCATGCTATTTTTGAAGCAACGCATGGTACGGCTCCAAAATATGCGGATAAAGATGTAGTAAATCCAGGATCTGTTATTTTGTCGGGTGTAATGTTGCTTGAGCATTTGGGTTGGCAGGAAGCGGCTGATCTCATCTACAAAGGTATGAGCACCGCTATCAATAATAAGACTGTTACCTATGATTTTGCTCGTCAAATGGAAGGCGCAACCGAATTGAAATGTTCGGCCTTTGCTGACGAAGTCATCAACCACCTGTAA